The Dehalobacter sp. DCM sequence GCGGACTGAAACGAATCAGTCGTCCCGGCCTGCGCGTATATGCAAAAAAAGACCAGATCCCGAAAGTATTGGGTGGTCTGGGAGTGGCTGTGATATCTACCTCCAAGGGCATTATGCCTGACCGAAAGGCTCGCACTGAAGGTTTGGGTGGAGAAGTCATCTGCTATATTTGGTAAAGGATGGAGGTGTAGAATATGTCTCGAATTGGTAGAAAAGCGATCGCTATCCCCAGTGGTGTCGAAGTAAAGATGGATGGCCAGATCGTTACCGTAAAAGGTCCCAAAGGAACGCTCACAAAAGAATTTCGTCCTGAGATCGCGATCCAGGTCGAAGAAAATACAATCACAGTTTCCCGTCCCAATGACGAACCTTTCTACCGTTCGCTGCACGGACTGACCCGCACCCTTCTCGCCAATATGGTAGAAGGTGTGTCCAACGGATTCAGCAAAAACCTGGACCTTGTGGGTGTTGGCTATCGTGCTGCGCTCCAGGGAACAAAGCTTGCCCTGACAGTCGGTAAATCTCATCCTGT is a genomic window containing:
- the rplF gene encoding 50S ribosomal protein L6 — protein: MSRIGRKAIAIPSGVEVKMDGQIVTVKGPKGTLTKEFRPEIAIQVEENTITVSRPNDEPFYRSLHGLTRTLLANMVEGVSNGFSKNLDLVGVGYRAALQGTKLALTVGKSHPVEMLPPDGIVIEVPAPNKIVIKGIDKEQVGNFAADVRKQREPEPYKGKGIKYEKEVIRRKEGKTGGKK